GCTCCGGTCGAGCACGAAGTCGGTGATCAGCAGCACCGCGCTGACCATCGAGATCAGCATGAAGGCGAGGCCGCCGCTGGCCATCCGGTGCGCGAAGCGGACCAGCTCCGGCTTGCGGCCCTGGCGGAAGAGCGCACGGTGGAAGGCGACCGGCGAGATGATCATCGCGGTGGCGGCGGCCGCCGACAGCAGCGCGACGATGTAGACGTCCTTCTGGAAGCCGCTCGTCCGGTCGAAGCCGGCGCTGAACGGCAGGGTGAGCAGGAAGGCGAAGAGGATCTGCACGCCGGTCTGCGCGACCCGCAACTCCTGGAGCAGGTCGGCGAAGTTGCGCTGCCAGCGCTGCTTCTCGGATTCCTTCGACACGCGCTACCTCCGGGTGAGACGGTACCGCCGGCCGGGCCGCGCCCGCCGGCAGCAACGCCTTTGCCCCCGGGCGTCCCGCGCGAAACCGGTTCACGATCGCCGCGCTCGCGCTCGGGGCGCCACCCCAGATCACGACTGCGGGGCTCGCAGACCCGGCTCACTCCTCGCGCTCACAGCGCCACCCCAGATCGCGACTGCGGGGCTCGCAGACCCGGCTCACTCCTCGCGCTCACAGCGCCACCCCAGATCACGACTGCGGGGCTCGCAGACCCGGCTCACTCCTCGCGCTCACGCCCCTCGGCGGATGCGGCCGGCGTAGCGGGCCTCCAGCCCGGCGTTGTGCTCGTCGCCGCCGGTGATGTTGGCCGACAGGTAGACCGGGGGCCGCACCCCGGCCGCGAGCAGCCGGGCCACCGTCTCGGCCACGATCTGCTGGGCCAGCAGGGCCGCCGTGATCGAGGAGACCGCGCCGACCGCGCCGCCGTCGGGCAGCGGCAGGGTCGCGTCGCCGTACGGGGCGCCGTTGTCCAGCACCACGTCGGCGAAGTCGGCGAGCTTGCGGCCGGACGGGTGGCGGGAGGTCATCCGGGCGGAGTGCCGGGCCGAGGTGATCGCGACCAACCCGTGGCCGCGCTCCTTGACCAGCGAGGCGAACTCCACCATCGCCCCGTTGACGCCGGAGTTGGAGGCGAGCACGAACACGTCGGTGGGGCGTACCGGGGCCAGCTCGTAGAGCCGGTGCGCCACGGCGGGATCGCGTTCCAGGTGCGGGCCGAGGATGTCGGCCGGTTCGCCACCGAGCAGCACCAGGTCGCGCAGCGCGATCCGGTTCGTCGGCACCAGGCCGCCGGCCCGCCCGGCGATCTCCATGGCGAGGGCCTCGGAGTGGCCGGTGCCGAAGGCGTGGATCACCCCGTCGGCCCGCAGCGCCCCGGCCAGCAGGTCGGCCGCCCGGCCCACCGCCTCCCGCTGCTCGGCGGCCACCCGACCGATCGTCTCCGTGACCACCGCCAGGTAGCCCTCGGCGCTCACCGTCATGCGTCCTCCGTCCGTTCGTCACTCTCGCCGATGCCCGGCCCGGCGGGTCCGCCGCAGGCGCGGTGGGCCGCGGCCCACGGGCGCCTCGGCGGGACCGTGCGGGCCGTCGCAGCCGACGTGCCGACCCGCCGGGGGTACGGCCTCAGGCCAGCCCGCGCACCCGGGCCAGGATCGCCTCGGCCAGCAGCTCCGGCGCCCGGTCCGGGATCCAGTGGGTGACCCCGGCCAGCTCCACGAAACGGTACTCACCGGCGACGTGCCGGGCGCACGCCTCGGCGGCGGTCCGGCCGATGGCGAAGTCCTTGTCGCTCCAGACGTACGTGGTGGGCACCGACACCGTCCCGATCCGACCCAGGTCCACGTTGGACATCGCCCGGTACCAGTTCAGCGCGGCGGTCAGCGCGCCCGGCTCGCGCATCGGCTCGGCGTACCGGTCGACCCGCCGGGGGTCCCCGAGCCCGGAGATCATCCGGCGCAGCACGGCCGCCCGGCCGGCCAGCAGCACCTTCTCCGCCGTGCCGCGCTGCCGGAACAGCACCATGTACGACGAGCGGGCCTTCTGCTGCCGGTCGTGGGCGAGGGCCTGCCCGAAGGCGGCCGGGTGCGGCACGGAGACGGCGGTCAGGGTGCGGACCCGCTCCGGGTGGCCCGCCGCGAGCCCCCAGCCGACGGCGGCGCCCCAGTCGTGCCCGACCACGTGCGCGGCGTCGACGCCCAGCGCGTCGAGCACCGCCACCGCGTCGGCGACCAGCTCCGGCATCCGGTACGCCGACACCTCGGTCGGGCGCGCCCCCGGCGAGTAGCCCCGCTGGTCCAGCGCGTACGTGCGCAGCCCGGCGTCGTGCAGCGCGGGCGTCACCTCGTCCCACTCCCCGCCGTGCTGGGGGAACCCGTGCAGCAGGAGGACGGGCTCGCCGCCCTCCGGGCCGCCGGTGCGTACCTCGAACGTCAGTCCTCGCGCCTCGACCCGCATGGTCGACACCCTACCGAGCCGACGGTCGACGGGCTTCTCCCGTCGCGCCGCCCTCGGCGGTCGGCTGGGCCGTCGCCGCAGGTCGGTGCTAGCGTCTGGGCGAGACAACTTCACATCCGACAGGGGAGCGCACAGCGCTGAGAGTGCGGGCACCACCCGCAGACCCTCGAACCTGATCTGGGTAATGCCAGCGCAGGGAGTTCGGTCGACCTCCAGCCGCGCCGCCGTCCGGTCCCACCGGGCGCGGCGTGCGTCTTCTCCTGGTTCTCCATCGTTGAACTGGGAGCGATCATGGACCACACCACCACCCACCGGTGGCGCACCCTCGACATCGTCATCGCGGCGGTGCTCGGGGTCGCCTTCGGCGTCATCTTCTGGGCCTGGGGCCTGCTCTGGAACGGCCCGGCGGACGCCATCCCGCTGCCCGGGCGGGCCGCCATCTACGGCGTCTGGCTGGTGCCGGCCGTCCTCGGCGGGCTGATCATCCGCAAGCCGGGGGCCGCCTTCTTCACCCTCACCGTGGCCGCGCTGGTGTCGGTGGCGCTGGGCAGCAGCTGGGGCTGGACGCTGGTGATCCAGGGCCCGCTGGAGGCGGCCGCCGCGGAGCTGGCCTTCGCCGCGTTCGCGTACCGCAACTTCCGGCTGCCCGTCGCGCTGCTGGCGGCGACCCTGGCCGGGCTGGCCGCCGCGCTCTACGACGTCTTCGTCTGGTACCCGGGGACGGCGTGGGGCAGCTTCCGGCTCCCGTACATCCTGATCACCGCGGCCAGCTCGCTGGTGGTCGCCGGCTTCGGCGCCGTCGCCCTCACCCGCGCCCTCGCGAACACCGGCGTCCTCGACCGCTTCCCCGCCGGCCGCGAACGCGCCACGGTCTGACCACCCACCCCCGTGTTGATGATGACGTCGACGGCGACGTGGCCCGCGGACACCGCCGTCGACGCCATGGTCACGGAACGGACGGAGGGGCCGGCGTGGCGGCGGTGACACTGCGCGGGTTCGGGTGGCGGCACGCCGGGCGCAAGCGCTGGGCGCTGCGCGGGGTGGACCTGCGGGTCGAGGCGGGCGAGCGGATGCTGCTGCTCGGGCCCTCCGGCGCCGGCAAGAGCACCCTGCTGTCCGCCCTGGCCGGGCTGCTGCCGGAGGACTCCGGCGAGCAGGAGGGCACCGTCGAGATCGACGGCCTCGACCCGCGCAAGGCCCGCGAGCGGGTCGGCATCGTCTTCCAGGACCCGGAGTCGCAGCTGGTGATGGCCCGCTGCGGGGACGACGTCGCGTTCGGGCTGGAGAACCGCGGGGTGCCGACCGACGAGATCTGGCCCCGGGTCGACGAGGCGCTGCGCCGGGTCGGGTTCCCGTACCACCGGGACCGGGCCACCGCCGCCCTCTCCGGCGGCGAGCAGCAGCGACTCGCCCTGGCCGGCGCGCTCGTGCTGCGCCCCGGGCTGCTGCTGCTCGACGAGCCGACCGCCAACCTCGACCCGGTCGGCGGCGAACTGGTCCGCGAGGCGGTCGCCGGCGCGCTGGACGCCGACACCACCCTGATCCTGGTCGAGCACCGGGTGGCCGACGCGCTGCCACTGGTCGACCGGGTGGTGGTGCTGGAGCCCGGCGGCGGGGTCCGCGCGGACGGCCCACCGGAGGCGGTCTTCGCCGGGTACGGCGACACGCTCGCCGACGAGGGCGTCTGGGTGCCCGGGCACCCGATCCCGCCCCGGCGCGCCACCGCGCCGGCCGGGGAGGCGCTGCTCACCGCCGAACGGCTCGGGCTGCCGCACCGGCTGGCCGCCACCGACCTCCAGGTACGCGCCGGTGAGGCGCTCGCCGTGCTCGGCCCGAACGGGGCCGGCAAGTCCACCCTGGCCCTGCTGCTCGGCGGTCTGCTGCGCCCGGGGACCGGACGGGTCGTCGCCACCGCCGCACTGGCCGACCGGGACGCCGGCACTCCCCCGCACCGCTGGCGGGCGCCCGCCCTGGCCCGCCGGATCGGCTCGGTCTTCCAGGACCCGGAGCACCAGTTCGTCACCGGCACCGTCGGCGACGAACTGGCGCTCGGCCCCCGGCGCACCGGACGACCCGAGCCGGCGGTCAAGGCCACCGTGGACGCGCTGCTGGACCGGTTGCGGCTGACCAGGCTGGCCGGCGCCAACCCGTACACCCTCTCCGGCGGGGAGGCGCGGCGGCTGAGCGTGGCGACCGCCCTGGCCACCGCGCCCCACCTGCTCATCTGCGACGAACCCACCTTCGGCCAGGACCGGCGGACCTGGCGTGAGCTGGTCGACCTCTTCGCCGACCTGCGCGACGCGGGGCACGGCGTCGTCACGGTCACCCACGACGCGGACTTCGTCGCCGCGCTCGCCGACCGCACCGTCACCCTGCGCCGCCCCGAGGACCGGCCGTGATCAGCCTGGAACCGGTCGCCGCGCCGGACGCGCCGCTGGCCCGGCGCAACCCGGTGGCGAAGCTCGCCGCGGCGCTGGTCTTCTCCGTCGTGATGGTCGCCACCCTGGATCCGGTCGCGCCGGCCATCGCCATCGCCGTCGAACTGGCCCTGCTGCCGCTGTTCGGCATCCGCTACCGGGTGCTGGCCCGGCGGGCGCTGCCGCTGCTCGTCGGCGGGGCCGGGATCGTGGTCACCCTGGTGCTCTTCGCCGCGGACCGCTCCGGCCGGGTGCTGCTCGACGCCGGCCCGCTGCTGGTCACCTCCGGGGTGCTGCTCACCGCGCTGGGCCTGGCGCTGCGGATGTTCGCGGTGGCCCTGCCCGGGATCATCGTGTTCGCCACCACCGACCCGACCGACCTGGCCGACGCGCTGGTGCAGAACGCGAAGGCGCCGGCCCGGTTCGCGATCGGCGCGCTGGCGGCGTTCCGGCTGGTGCCGCTGCTCGGCCAGGAGTGGCAGATGATCGAGATGGCCCGCCGGGCGCGGGGCGTGGACGCCGGCCGCAACCCGGTGGCCCGGCTGCGGCTGTTCACCTCGACGGCGTTCGCCCTGCTGGTGGGCGCGATCCGGCGGGGCACCCGGCTCGCGGTGGCGATGGACGCCCGGGGCTTCGACGCCGGCACCCCGCGTACGGTCGCCCGCCGGCAGCACTTCGGCGTGGCGGACGCCCTGCTGGTCGTCGGGGCGGCGGTGCTGGCCGGGGCGGCGCTGGCGGTCAGCGTCGCGCTCGGCACCTTCCGCCCCCTGATCGGCTGACTCCCGGCAGCCCGGCGGGCACCGCTGACCGGCCCTGATCGGCTGACCCGGGCGGCCGGCGGGCACCGTCGGGGGCACCGCTGACCGTTCCCGGCCGGCCACCGTGGCGGAGCACGGCAGCCGGCCGGGAGCCGGGTCGGTCAGCTGCGCCGGAAGGCGTACCGGCGGGTCTGCCCCCGCGCGGCGGTCGAGCCGCCGCGGACCCGCGACGGCGGCGGGACCGGGGCCGGCCGGGCGACGCCGGACGAATCGGCGTCGTCGGCGAGGGTGACCGGGGTGATGGGCGACACGGTGGACGCGGCAAGGTCCGCCACGCTCACCTGCACCTCGGACCGGGACTTCTTCGGGCTGCGCCTGGCGGGCATACGCTGCCTCCTTCTGTGGACGGACCGCGCCACCGCACGGGGCGGACGGTCGACGGACGGGACGGCCCGGACGACCACAGCGGAAGGACCACGACGAGGTGGCACGCGGACGCCCGGAGCTCACGGACCCGCGGCGGCGACAGCAGCGGCGGGTCGGGCTCTCGAAGAGGGGCGTCAGATGCGCATACCGGCACGCTAACCCACCGCCGAGGCACGCGCACCCGAATTTCGTCGCCACCCCGCGAACCCGCCGGGCCGCGGCGACGGCCACCGCCCGCCGCCCGGCGCTCACGCAGCGTCCCCGGCACCGGCCGGGCACGATACGGTCGCAGCACGACAGTCGTACGAGAAGGGCGGACACGGATGGCTCAGCAGGCGACGGCGCAGATCGGGGTCACCGGGCTGGCGGTGATGGGCCGCAACCTGGCCCGGAACCTGGCTCGCAACGGCTTCACCGTGGCGGTGCACAACCGCTCGCCGGAGCGCACCCGCAGTCTCGTCGCCGAACACGGCGACGAGGGCAGCTTCGTGCCGTCGGAGTCCCTGGCCGACTTCGTCGCCTCGCTGGAGCGGCCCCGCGCCGTGATCGTGATGGTCAAGGCCGGCGCGCCCACCGACGCGGTCATCGACGAACTGGTCCCACTGCTGGAGGAGGGGGACATCGTCGTCGACGCCGGCAACGCGCACTTCGCCGACACCCGCCGCCGGGAGGAGGCGTTGCGCGGGCACGGGCTGCACTTCGTCGGCACCGGCGTCTCCGGCGGCGAGGAGGGCGCGCTGCGCGGCCCGAGCATCATGCCGGGCGGCTCCGCCGAGTCGTACGCGAAGCTCGGCCCGATCTTCGAGAGGATCGCCGCCCAGGTGGACGGCACCCCGTGCTGCCGGCACATCGGCCCGGACGGCGCCGGGCACTTCGTCAAGATGGTCCACAACGGCATCGAGTACGCCGACATGCAGCTCATCGCCGAGGCGTACGACCTGCTGCGGGCCGGGCTGTCGGCCAGCCCGGCGGAGATCGCGGAGATCTTCCGGGAGTGGAACACCGGCGAGTTGGAGTCGTTCCTCATCGAGATCACCGCCGACGTGCTGGCGCACACCGACGCGGCGACCGGCCGCGCCTTCGTCGACGTGGTGCTCGACCAGGCCGAGCAGAAGGGCACCGGCCGCTGGACCGTGCAGAGCGCGCTGGACCTGGGCATCCCGATCACCGGCATCGCCGAGGCGACCTTCGCCCGCTCGTTGTCGGGCCACGCCGGGCAGCGCGAGGCCGCCCGCCGGGCGTTCGGCGACGCCGGTGAGAAGTGGCAGGTCGAGGATCGGGAGACCTTCGTCGAGGACGTCCGGCGGGCGCTGCTGGCCAGCAAGATCGTCGCGTACGCGCAGGGCTTCGACCACATCCGCGCCGGCAGCCGGGAGTACGACTGGGACATCGACCTGGGCGGCACCGCCACCATCTGGCGGGGCGGCTGCATCATCCGGGCCCGCTTCCTGGACCGCATCCGCGAGGCGTACGACGCGCAGCCGGAGCTGCCGACGCTGCTGGTCGCGCCGTACTTCGCCGACGCGGTGCGCGACGGCGTGCCGAGCTGGCGGCGGGTGGTCGTGGACGCGGCCCGGGCCGGCGTGCCCACCCCGGCGTTCTCCTCGTCGCTGGCGTACTTCGACGGGCTGCGCGCCGAGCGGCTGCCGGCCGCCCTGATCCAGGGCCTGCGGGACAACTTCGGCGCGCACACCTACCTCCGGGTCGACCGGCCGGGGGCGTTCCACACGCTCTGGGCCAGCGACCGCGCCGAGGTGCAGGGCTGACCGGGGCCGACAGCGGGTCGCGCCGTCCCCACCGGGACGCCGCGACCTGCCGTGGCCCGGGTCCGGTCGCGGTCGGAACCGGCGACCGGACGGCCCGTACCGGGTGACCGGGGCTCACCAGGCCCGGTGCGTCTCCTCCGGAGGGGTCGGCGCCCAGCCCGCGGCCGGTTCGCCGGCCGCCAGCTCGCCGATCTCGCCGGAGCGCACGGCCGGGGTGTGCCCCAGCTCGGCGCAGTACCGCTCGGCGACGCCGGCGCAGACGTCGACGACCCGCGTCCGCTGCGTGGCGTCGACCAGACCCGCGCCGGCCAGCGCGGCGGTCATCTCGTACCGGAGATCCCGCATGTCCACCCCCGTGGCGGGCGTCCGCCTCGGCACGCCCTCACGCCGATCGTATGCGCCGACGGGGGCCGGCCCGCCGGGAACGCGTCAGCGCCGTCCCCGACCGGGGACGGCGCTGACGTCGGCGCTCACCAGAACCGGCGACGCTTGGCCTTCTGCGGGCGCAGCATGTCGGCGCCCTTGGCCAGCAGGCGGCTCACGCCGGTGGGGCCACGCCGGGCCTCCAGCGTGTGGCTGAGCCGACGGGCGCCGGCCGCCGCCAGCGGCACGGCGACCGCCATGACCGCCCACTGGGCAATCCGCTTCTGAATCATGTGGGTTCACCTCCGCGATCGGCTGCTGCGGAGGTGGTACCCCGGGTCCGAGATCGCCAATCGTGACCAGCGTGACCATCGGACCGGCGGGCGACCGTCAGGACGGCGGGGCGACCGGGTTGGGCAGCGCGCCACCGAAGCGGCGGTCCCGCTGCGCGTACAGCTCGCAGGCGTACCAGAGGTGGCGGCGGTCGAAATCGGGCCAGAGGGTGTCGAGGAAGACCAGCTCCGCGTACGCGGTCTGCCAGAGCAGGAAGTTGGAGATCCGCTCCTCGCCGGAGGGCCGCAGGAAGAGGTCCACCTCGGGGATCTCCGGGTGGTAGAGGTACTTCGCCACGGTCTTCTCGGTGACCTTCGCCGGGTCGAGCCGGCCGGCGGCCACGTCCCGGGCGATCGCGGCGGCGGCGTCGGCGATCTCGGCCTGCCCGCCGTAGTTGACGCAGAACTGCAGGGTCAGCGTCGAGTTGCCCCGGGACATCTCCTCGGCGGTCTGCAACTCGGAGATGACGCTCTTCCACAGCCGGCCGGCCCGCCCGGACCACACCACCCGGACGCCCAGCTCGACCAGCTGGTCCCGGCGGCGGCGGATGACGTCCCGGTTGAAGCCCATCAGGAAGCGGACCTCGTCGGGCGAGCGCCGCCAGTTCTCGGTGGAGAAGGCGTACGCCGACAGGTAGGGGATGCCCAGCTCGATCGCGCCCTCGATGGTGTCGAAGAGGCTGTGCTCGCCCGCCTCGTGACCCTTGGTGCGGGGCAGGCCGCGCTCCTTGGCCCACCGGCCGTTGCCGTCCATCACCACCGCGACGTGCTTCGGCACCGCCTCGGCGGGCAACGCCGGCGGCCGGGCGCCCGACGGGTGCGGCGTCGGCGGCACCGGCTCACGCCGGCCGGCCCTCATCGATCGGATCACTCGGTCATCTCCCTGCTCACGCCGTCCACCCCGGCCCCGACGCCACGCGGGGGCGGGACCGGGCCGGCCGCGCCACCGCCCGGTGGCGGGACCACGCCGGCCGCCGGGGCACCCCGGTCGACCAGCGGCAGCGAGCGTAGCGCGCGCTCCAGGTGCCACTGCAGGTGCGCCGCGACCAGGCCGCTGCACTCCCGGCGTACGCCGGTCTCGGTGGCGTCCGCGATCTGCCAGTCGCCGCTGGTCAGCGCGGACATCAGGTCGATGGTGGCCGGGGCGGGATGGGCCGCGCCGGGGGGCCGGCAGTCCGGGCAGACCGCGCCGCCGGCCGGGACGGAGAACGCCCGGTGCCGCCCCGGGGCGCCGCAGACCGCGCAGGCGGTCAGCGCCGGCGCCCAGCCGGCGAGCGCCATGCCGCGCAGCAGGTACGCGTCGAGCACCAGGGTGGTGGCGTGCTCGCCCCGGGCGAGGGCCTTCAGCGCGCCGAGGGTGAGCTGGAACAGCCGCAGCGAGGGCTCCCGCTCGACGGGGGTGAGCCGTTCGGCGGTCTCGGCGATCGCGCTGGCCGCCGTGTAGCGGGGGTAGTCGCCGAGGAACCGCTTGCCGTAGAGGTCGATCCCCTCGACCTGGCTGACGGTGTGCAGCGAGCTGCCCTGGTTGCCCTTCGGGTCGCCGGCGAGCTGGAGGTCGACGTGGCCGAACGGCTCCAGCCGGGCGCCGAACCTGCTGCTGGTGCGCCGTACGCCCCGGGCCACCGCGCGCAGCCGGCCGTGCCGCCGGGTCAGCAGGGTGATGATCCGGTCGGACTCGCCCAGCTTCTGCACACGCAGCACCACCGCGTCGTCGCGGTAGAGCTGTCGGCGGTACCCGGCCATCGGGTCATTCTCCCTCGGGGTGGGAAATCAGGGTCGGATCGGGGTGGTCCGGGGCCCGTCCCCGATGCGCGGCGCGGCGGACCGACCGTAGGTTGCTGACCATGGCTCTCCCCCGTACCGCCGTCGCCCTGGGCACGGCCGCCACCCTGATCCTCGCCGCCGGGTGTGACACGCTCTCCTTCCGCCGGCTGGACTTCGACCAGACCGAGACCGCGCGGATCGCCACGATCACGGTACGGCCGGGCGCGGGGGACGTGGTGGTGCGGGGAACCGGCCCGGCCACCGAGGTACGCATCAAGCGGGTGCTGCGCTACCAGGGCGACCAGCCCGAGCGCACGTACGAGATCCAGGGCGACGAGCTGGTGCTGGACGCCGACTGCGGCCCTCGCTGCTCGGTGTCGTACGAGGTGACCGCCCCGGAGGGGGTCCGGGTGCGGGGTGAGACCGGCTCGGGCAACGTCGAGCTGTCCAAGGTCGGCGCGGTGGAGTTCACCCTGGGCTCGGGCAACATCCGGGTCGCCACCGCCGGCGGTCCGGTGCAGGCCGAGACCGGTTCCGGCGACATCGAGGTGTCGGCGGTCCCCGCACCGGTCACGTTGCGCGCCTCCTCCGGCAACATCACCGGTCTGCGCCTCGGCGGCGAGGTGGACGCCGAGGCCAGCTCCGGCAACGTGACGATCGAACTGGACCGGCCGGTGTCGGCCCGGGCACACGCCAGCAGCGGCGACGTGGAGCTGCTGGTGCCCGACGGCCGGTACCGGGTCCGGTCCCACACCGGCTCGGGCGACGCCGAGCTGGGGGTGCCGGACGACCCGGGCGCGTCGGCACTGCTGGACGTGAGCACGGGCAGCGGCAACGTCACGGTCAACCGACGCTGAGGTCGACCGTGCTCGTCTCGGGGGACCGGGGCACGGGCGCCACCGCCCGTACCCCGGTGCGGGGCCGTGCCGGACGCGTCGGGGCGACCGCCTGACTCGTCGGGGCCAGTGACCGACCCGCCGGGGCCAGTGACCGACCTGCCGGGGCGAGCGCCGGACCCGCCGGGGCGGGCGCCGGACTCGTCGGGGCCAGCGCCGGGCTCGTCGGGGCGTTCGTCGGGTGTCGGGCGGGCAGGGCGGGCGGCGCGGGGCGACGGCCGCCGGGGATCAGCTCCGGCCGGCGGCGGGCGGCCACGTCCTCCACCCAGCCGACCAGCAGGGTGACCACGCCGACCAGCGCGAAGACGAGCACCACCCGGACGGCGAGCCCGACCGGGTCACGGTCGGACCAGCCGACCAGCCCGACCATCGGGGTGAGCGCCACCACGAACGACATGTGCCAGAGGTAGACGGTCAGGGCGCGCCGGTTCAGCACGGTCACCAGCCGGCCGAGCGCGGGGCTGCGGTCCACCCAGGCGGCGGCGGCCGGCGCCCGGCCGATCACCAGCAGGATGAACGCCGCCGACCAGAGCGCGTTGCCGAGCGGGATGTCGTTCAGGTCGTACCCGCGCGGGCCGGGATGGGTGAGGATCCAGGCGCCGCCGGCCGTGCCGACGGCGAGCGCGGTGGGCACCAGGACCCGGTTGGCCAACCGCCGCAGCAGGCCGTCGTGGTGGGCGAACCCCAGCAGCCAGGCGCCGAAGTAGAGGCCGAAGTGCCGCAGGGCGACGGACGCGGTCGGCAGCACGCCGAGTTCGATGGCGGCGAGCAGCACGTACGGGGCGAGCAGGGTGGGCAGCGGGGCCCGCCGGAACAGCCACAGCGCCAGCGGCGAGGCGAGCACGAACCAGAGGTAGTCGCGCAGGTACCAGATCGGGCTGAGCGCCAGCGCACCCCAGTGGTTGGCCGGCGGGTCGGCGACCGGGAAGAGCCAGAGCAGCACGTCCGGGCCGAACGCCAGCCCGGTCAGCAGCATCGCCGGCACGAAGACGGCCGCCACCACCCAGAGCGAGGGCAGCAACCGGCGCAGGCGGCGCGGCACCGCGCGTACCCCGGAGCGGTCCAGGGAGGCCGCCATCAGCGACCCGGCGAGGGCGAACATGATCGACATCGCCGGGAAGACCAGCGTCAACGCGGCCAGTCCGGTGACGTGGTAGACCACGACCCGGGCGATCGCCAGGGCGCGGAGCAGGTCCAGATATCGGTTACGCATCAGCCTGCATCTATGTCAGGGGGCAGGAGTCGAACGTCCCCTACCCTGCGACCCGATCCGGCCAAACCCGCAGCCCGGTACACCGGAAAGTGAAACTTCCCATATCTCGGCCGGCCCGGCCGCACCGCCTCAACCGGCGGTCGAGCGCCTCACCCAGGGCTCGCCGAGCGGCCAGTCGCAGAAGATCCCGCCGAGCAGGCCGGACGTCCTCCGCTCGGCCTCGGTGGCCCGCACCGTGCCGGCGTACGCCTCGGCGTCGTCGCGCGGCTCGTACCCGATCTCCCGGGCCTCGGCCAGCGACCACCACCGCCGGGTGTTGGCGCTGACCCCCCACAACACCCGGAAGCCGGTGACCCCGGTGGTCAGGCAGGCGGACACCAGCCGGGCGCAGTCGTCCGGCGACAGCCAGGTGTCCAGGCCGCGCAGGCCGGGCGGCCGGTCGAAGCAGGCGCCGATCCGCAGCGCGAACACGGTCAT
This genomic interval from Micromonospora coxensis contains the following:
- a CDS encoding DUF6328 family protein, coding for MSKESEKQRWQRNFADLLQELRVAQTGVQILFAFLLTLPFSAGFDRTSGFQKDVYIVALLSAAAATAMIISPVAFHRALFRQGRKPELVRFAHRMASGGLAFMLISMVSAVLLITDFVLDRSIAFLLSGITALWFLTFWMFLPFARRNWGEDDIDDDDDDPRSLAGD
- a CDS encoding sugar isomerase domain-containing protein; amino-acid sequence: MTVSAEGYLAVVTETIGRVAAEQREAVGRAADLLAGALRADGVIHAFGTGHSEALAMEIAGRAGGLVPTNRIALRDLVLLGGEPADILGPHLERDPAVAHRLYELAPVRPTDVFVLASNSGVNGAMVEFASLVKERGHGLVAITSARHSARMTSRHPSGRKLADFADVVLDNGAPYGDATLPLPDGGAVGAVSSITAALLAQQIVAETVARLLAAGVRPPVYLSANITGGDEHNAGLEARYAGRIRRGA
- a CDS encoding alpha/beta fold hydrolase; amino-acid sequence: MRVEARGLTFEVRTGGPEGGEPVLLLHGFPQHGGEWDEVTPALHDAGLRTYALDQRGYSPGARPTEVSAYRMPELVADAVAVLDALGVDAAHVVGHDWGAAVGWGLAAGHPERVRTLTAVSVPHPAAFGQALAHDRQQKARSSYMVLFRQRGTAEKVLLAGRAAVLRRMISGLGDPRRVDRYAEPMREPGALTAALNWYRAMSNVDLGRIGTVSVPTTYVWSDKDFAIGRTAAEACARHVAGEYRFVELAGVTHWIPDRAPELLAEAILARVRGLA
- a CDS encoding ECF transporter S component; protein product: MDHTTTHRWRTLDIVIAAVLGVAFGVIFWAWGLLWNGPADAIPLPGRAAIYGVWLVPAVLGGLIIRKPGAAFFTLTVAALVSVALGSSWGWTLVIQGPLEAAAAELAFAAFAYRNFRLPVALLAATLAGLAAALYDVFVWYPGTAWGSFRLPYILITAASSLVVAGFGAVALTRALANTGVLDRFPAGRERATV
- a CDS encoding ABC transporter ATP-binding protein, which codes for MAAVTLRGFGWRHAGRKRWALRGVDLRVEAGERMLLLGPSGAGKSTLLSALAGLLPEDSGEQEGTVEIDGLDPRKARERVGIVFQDPESQLVMARCGDDVAFGLENRGVPTDEIWPRVDEALRRVGFPYHRDRATAALSGGEQQRLALAGALVLRPGLLLLDEPTANLDPVGGELVREAVAGALDADTTLILVEHRVADALPLVDRVVVLEPGGGVRADGPPEAVFAGYGDTLADEGVWVPGHPIPPRRATAPAGEALLTAERLGLPHRLAATDLQVRAGEALAVLGPNGAGKSTLALLLGGLLRPGTGRVVATAALADRDAGTPPHRWRAPALARRIGSVFQDPEHQFVTGTVGDELALGPRRTGRPEPAVKATVDALLDRLRLTRLAGANPYTLSGGEARRLSVATALATAPHLLICDEPTFGQDRRTWRELVDLFADLRDAGHGVVTVTHDADFVAALADRTVTLRRPEDRP
- a CDS encoding energy-coupling factor transporter transmembrane component T family protein yields the protein MISLEPVAAPDAPLARRNPVAKLAAALVFSVVMVATLDPVAPAIAIAVELALLPLFGIRYRVLARRALPLLVGGAGIVVTLVLFAADRSGRVLLDAGPLLVTSGVLLTALGLALRMFAVALPGIIVFATTDPTDLADALVQNAKAPARFAIGALAAFRLVPLLGQEWQMIEMARRARGVDAGRNPVARLRLFTSTAFALLVGAIRRGTRLAVAMDARGFDAGTPRTVARRQHFGVADALLVVGAAVLAGAALAVSVALGTFRPLIG
- the gndA gene encoding NADP-dependent phosphogluconate dehydrogenase; protein product: MAQQATAQIGVTGLAVMGRNLARNLARNGFTVAVHNRSPERTRSLVAEHGDEGSFVPSESLADFVASLERPRAVIVMVKAGAPTDAVIDELVPLLEEGDIVVDAGNAHFADTRRREEALRGHGLHFVGTGVSGGEEGALRGPSIMPGGSAESYAKLGPIFERIAAQVDGTPCCRHIGPDGAGHFVKMVHNGIEYADMQLIAEAYDLLRAGLSASPAEIAEIFREWNTGELESFLIEITADVLAHTDAATGRAFVDVVLDQAEQKGTGRWTVQSALDLGIPITGIAEATFARSLSGHAGQREAARRAFGDAGEKWQVEDRETFVEDVRRALLASKIVAYAQGFDHIRAGSREYDWDIDLGGTATIWRGGCIIRARFLDRIREAYDAQPELPTLLVAPYFADAVRDGVPSWRRVVVDAARAGVPTPAFSSSLAYFDGLRAERLPAALIQGLRDNFGAHTYLRVDRPGAFHTLWASDRAEVQG
- a CDS encoding thioredoxin reductase; translation: MRDLRYEMTAALAGAGLVDATQRTRVVDVCAGVAERYCAELGHTPAVRSGEIGELAAGEPAAGWAPTPPEETHRAW
- a CDS encoding isoprenyl transferase, which codes for MRAGRREPVPPTPHPSGARPPALPAEAVPKHVAVVMDGNGRWAKERGLPRTKGHEAGEHSLFDTIEGAIELGIPYLSAYAFSTENWRRSPDEVRFLMGFNRDVIRRRRDQLVELGVRVVWSGRAGRLWKSVISELQTAEEMSRGNSTLTLQFCVNYGGQAEIADAAAAIARDVAAGRLDPAKVTEKTVAKYLYHPEIPEVDLFLRPSGEERISNFLLWQTAYAELVFLDTLWPDFDRRHLWYACELYAQRDRRFGGALPNPVAPPS